A single genomic interval of Stenotrophomonas sp. ZAC14D1_NAIMI4_1 harbors:
- a CDS encoding type 1 fimbrial protein: protein MKTSILLCVALMGVSSLAHADGGTIRFSGRIVDPGCSARVDQQQLRLEGCPLSAKGATVALVAMEEGQGAVLRDGKRQGQQLAVAARSLRAGDLVFSESYRLEAPKQQPLQGAYLVRVDYP from the coding sequence ATGAAGACCTCGATCCTGCTCTGCGTGGCCCTGATGGGCGTCAGTTCGCTGGCACATGCCGACGGCGGCACGATCCGCTTCAGCGGTCGCATCGTTGATCCGGGGTGCTCGGCGCGCGTGGACCAGCAGCAGCTGCGCCTGGAAGGCTGCCCGCTGTCGGCCAAGGGCGCGACGGTGGCATTGGTGGCGATGGAGGAGGGCCAGGGCGCGGTGCTGCGCGACGGCAAGCGCCAGGGCCAGCAGCTGGCCGTGGCTGCCCGCAGCCTGCGCGCGGGCGATCTGGTGTTTTCGGAAAGCTACCGCCTGGAAGCCCCGAAGCAGCAGCCGCTGCAGGGGGCTTATCTGGTGCGCGTCGACTACCCCTGA
- a CDS encoding fimbria/pilus periplasmic chaperone gives MKAFLSRTLLTAAFSLALCQTALAGVVINGTRVIYPGQAREVTVQVDNVGDSPSLVQAWIDSGDANQTADSSDAPFVLTPPISRVEPGRSQALRVMFTGAKLPTDRETVFWFNVLDVPPSPARTGDADQNMLQVAFRSRLKLFYRPQGLPGTANEAPALLRWSRSGDRLRVENPSAYHVTLAEVHALAGTRDEVVEDKGKMAAPGQSIEFTVPAATTQVRFVTINDFGGRVERTVDLARGN, from the coding sequence ATGAAAGCCTTTCTTTCCCGGACGCTGCTGACGGCCGCGTTCTCACTCGCCCTGTGCCAGACGGCGCTGGCTGGCGTGGTCATCAACGGTACGCGGGTGATCTATCCCGGGCAGGCGCGCGAAGTCACCGTGCAGGTGGACAACGTGGGCGATTCGCCGTCCCTGGTCCAGGCCTGGATCGACAGTGGCGATGCCAACCAGACCGCCGACAGCAGCGATGCGCCGTTCGTGCTGACGCCGCCGATCAGCCGCGTCGAGCCGGGCCGCAGCCAGGCGCTGCGCGTGATGTTCACCGGTGCCAAGCTGCCGACCGACCGCGAAACGGTGTTCTGGTTCAACGTGCTGGACGTGCCGCCTTCGCCGGCCCGCACGGGCGATGCCGACCAGAACATGCTGCAGGTGGCATTCCGCTCGCGGCTCAAGCTCTTCTACCGCCCGCAGGGCCTTCCCGGTACCGCCAACGAAGCGCCCGCGCTGCTGCGCTGGAGCCGCTCGGGCGACCGCCTGCGCGTGGAAAACCCGAGTGCGTACCACGTCACCCTGGCCGAAGTGCATGCGTTGGCAGGCACCCGCGACGAGGTGGTCGAGGACAAGGGAAAAATGGCCGCACCCGGCCAGAGCATCGAATTCACCGTGCCTGCAGCGACCACGCAGGTGCGCTTCGTCACCATCAATGATTTTGGCGGGCGCGTAGAGCGCACCGTCGATCTCGCCCGCGGGAACTGA
- a CDS encoding fimbrial protein yields the protein MRKINLFAVLLLAAAPLAANAADGTITFKGKVTDVTCQITTPAGKDFTVNLPTVSKASLATVGATNGRTQFAINLSKCGTNSNVATYFEPGSTVDFATGRLLNQTPTSANGAGNVQVQLLGSNFDVLPIKAASSGLAQTNSQWVNTGTAGTADLNYYAEYYATGAASAGEVSTSVKYTIIYN from the coding sequence ATGCGCAAGATCAATCTGTTCGCCGTCCTCCTGCTTGCTGCCGCACCGCTGGCCGCCAACGCCGCCGATGGCACGATCACCTTCAAGGGCAAGGTCACCGACGTCACCTGCCAGATCACCACCCCGGCCGGCAAGGACTTCACCGTCAACCTGCCGACCGTGTCGAAGGCTTCGCTGGCCACCGTCGGTGCCACCAACGGCCGCACCCAGTTCGCCATCAACCTGAGCAAGTGCGGCACCAACAGCAACGTCGCCACCTACTTCGAACCGGGTTCCACCGTTGATTTCGCGACCGGCCGCCTGCTGAACCAGACCCCGACCTCCGCCAATGGCGCAGGCAACGTGCAGGTCCAGCTGCTGGGCAGCAACTTCGACGTGCTGCCGATCAAGGCCGCCAGCTCCGGCCTGGCCCAGACCAACTCGCAGTGGGTGAACACCGGCACCGCCGGCACCGCCGACCTGAACTACTACGCCGAGTACTACGCAACCGGCGCAGCGTCGGCTGGCGAAGTCAGCACCAGCGTCAAGTACACGATCATCTACAACTGA
- the pncB gene encoding nicotinate phosphoribosyltransferase produces MAIIQSLLDTDLYKFTMMQAVLHQHPGALVQYRFKCRTPGIDLASYIDQINEEIDHLCSLRFTSEELDYMRGLRFVKPDFADFLGLFHLDRKYIQLQPSKTVPGEIDLDITGPWLHTILFEVPLLAIINEVWFRNTTTADFAEGERRLQAKAALLRDTPGFEQCRIADYGSRRRYSRDWHARLLPLLRDALGPQLVGTSNVHFARLYGMTPHGTMAHEYLQAFQALGPRLRDSQVAALESWAREYRGDLGIALSDVVGLDAFLRDFDMYFCKLFDGVRHDSGDPFDWGDRMLAHFQQRRVDPRSKVLVFSDGLDITKVMRLYDYFRGRCQVAFGVGTHLTNDLGPTPLNIVIKMVRCNGQPVAKLSDSPGKSMCDDPGYLSYLRQVFELPPEVPQG; encoded by the coding sequence ATGGCCATCATCCAGTCCCTGCTCGACACCGACCTGTACAAGTTCACCATGATGCAGGCGGTGCTGCACCAGCACCCCGGCGCCCTGGTCCAGTACCGGTTCAAGTGCCGCACCCCCGGTATCGACCTGGCGAGCTACATCGACCAGATCAACGAAGAAATCGACCACCTGTGCAGCCTGCGCTTCACCAGCGAAGAGCTGGACTACATGCGTGGCCTGCGCTTCGTGAAGCCCGACTTCGCCGATTTCCTTGGCCTGTTCCACCTCGATCGCAAGTACATCCAGCTGCAGCCGTCCAAGACCGTGCCCGGCGAGATCGACCTGGACATCACCGGTCCGTGGCTGCACACGATCCTGTTCGAAGTGCCGCTGCTGGCGATCATCAATGAGGTCTGGTTCCGCAACACCACCACGGCTGATTTCGCCGAGGGCGAACGCCGCCTGCAGGCCAAAGCCGCGCTGCTGCGCGATACCCCCGGCTTCGAACAGTGCCGCATCGCTGATTACGGCAGCCGCCGCCGCTACTCGCGCGACTGGCATGCGCGCCTGCTGCCGCTGCTGCGCGATGCGCTCGGCCCGCAGCTGGTCGGCACCAGCAACGTGCACTTCGCCCGCCTGTACGGCATGACCCCGCACGGCACCATGGCTCACGAATACCTGCAGGCCTTCCAGGCCCTGGGCCCGCGCCTGCGGGATTCGCAGGTGGCGGCGCTGGAATCGTGGGCACGCGAGTACCGCGGCGACCTCGGCATCGCGCTGTCCGACGTGGTCGGCCTGGATGCGTTCCTGCGCGATTTCGATATGTACTTCTGCAAGCTGTTCGACGGCGTGCGCCACGATTCGGGCGACCCGTTCGACTGGGGCGACCGCATGCTCGCCCACTTCCAGCAGCGCCGCGTCGATCCGCGCAGCAAGGTGCTGGTCTTCAGCGATGGCCTGGACATCACCAAGGTGATGCGCCTTTACGACTACTTCCGCGGCCGCTGCCAGGTGGCGTTCGGCGTGGGTACGCACCTGACCAACGACCTGGGCCCGACCCCGCTCAACATCGTCATCAAGATGGTCCGCTGCAATGGCCAGCCTGTGGCCAAGCTCAGCGATTCGCCCGGCAAGAGCATGTGCGATGACCCCGGCTACCTCAGCTACCTGCGCCAGGTGTTCGAACTGCCGCCGGAAGTGCCCCAGGGCTGA
- a CDS encoding glycosyltransferase family 2 protein, which yields MNPAIAAIVVTYQSGSTIDACLSRLRQAQDVAQIRVVDNGSQDDTLEIVQRHASHDPRVRFIGNPDNPGFAAANNQGVADSSSPWLAFINPDLLVEEDTLAALRDRALVLGDCLLGVEQVDEHGFADEAVRRRDPDFLAMLRSPGRGGRLAIPRDPAQALQRVPALSGALLLMSRALFDRIGGWDAGYRLHAEDLDLCRRVRDAGGVVAIANDLRVTHVRGVSSRSRPFFVEWHKHRGLWRYFSKFEAKQRSAPVRVMVWGAIWAHALMLVPRLLRKSL from the coding sequence TTGAACCCTGCCATTGCCGCCATCGTCGTCACCTACCAGAGCGGCAGCACCATCGATGCCTGCCTGTCGCGGCTGCGCCAGGCGCAGGACGTCGCCCAGATCCGGGTGGTGGACAACGGTTCGCAGGATGACACGCTGGAAATCGTGCAGCGCCATGCCAGCCACGACCCGCGGGTACGCTTCATCGGCAACCCGGACAACCCCGGCTTTGCCGCCGCCAACAACCAGGGCGTGGCCGATTCCAGCAGCCCGTGGCTGGCATTCATCAATCCCGACCTGCTGGTGGAGGAGGACACCCTGGCGGCGCTGCGCGATCGCGCGCTGGTACTGGGGGATTGCCTGCTGGGCGTGGAGCAGGTGGACGAGCACGGCTTCGCCGACGAGGCCGTGCGCCGGCGCGATCCCGACTTCCTGGCCATGCTGCGTTCGCCTGGCCGCGGCGGGCGGCTGGCGATTCCGCGCGACCCGGCGCAGGCGCTGCAGCGGGTGCCGGCACTGTCCGGCGCGCTGCTGCTGATGTCGCGTGCGCTGTTCGACCGTATCGGTGGCTGGGATGCCGGCTACCGCCTGCACGCCGAAGACCTCGACCTGTGCCGCCGCGTACGCGATGCCGGCGGCGTGGTCGCCATCGCCAACGATCTGCGGGTGACCCACGTGCGTGGGGTATCCAGTCGCTCGCGGCCGTTCTTCGTCGAATGGCACAAGCACCGTGGGCTGTGGCGCTACTTCAGCAAGTTCGAGGCGAAGCAGCGCTCGGCGCCGGTGCGGGTGATGGTGTGGGGCGCGATCTGGGCCCATGCGCTGATGCTGGTGCCGAGGCTGCTGCGCAAGTCGCTCTGA